In the genome of Panthera uncia isolate 11264 chromosome X, Puncia_PCG_1.0, whole genome shotgun sequence, the window TTAGATAAATTGATGGCAAGTGAATGCTCTCCACCTTGAAGGAGAATCTTcaaattgcttttgaaaaatgcctttgaaatGTCTTTAATGTCTAAAAAACGTATTATAAAAAAACAGATGGCTTCTTGTTCGTATGTTATTAAGAGTTTAGGTTTTCTATCAGAAAATACAAGCGAgctttattttaagtaaactcatTTTGCAGGACTTTGAATTTAGTGAACTGTATTAATTTGCAACTGCTTCAAGGTTGGACTCTAAGAAAGTGTTGCAGAAACTTTATGTGATGTGAAGAAGTGAAAAGGAACTAAAATTTATGCTGTGCCTGCTGCGAACCAGACATGATGCCCAGTGCCCGACTTTCATTTGGTCTTACACAGCTCTGTAAAGTAGATATTATTCCAGCTTTAGGAGTTAAGAaatcgaggcacagagaggttaaatacctGCTTGAAGCAAAATAGCAAATTTTGCAATTTGGATTTggattcaagtatttttttaatgtttatttattttgagagcaagccaGCCAgcgtgcagggggaggggcagagagagagggagagagaatcctcagcaggcttcatgctgtcagtgcagagtcagacacggggctcaatcccacaccatgagattatgaccggagtcgaaatcaagagctagatgcttaactcacttggccacccaggcgcccctggatcctatttttaaaagcccagtTGTTTGTATTATGTCCtagtatttaaaatttgtctACAAGAAATTGTTGCTACATCTTCAGCGTACAAGTGCAATGGGAATGAAAATTACATGTTGGGACCCCGAATATTTGTGGCCCATGTGCTCCATGACTACTGGTTCTGTTGGGAGGATGTTATGCATACCcagataatgaaataataatagctaacagtgGGTGCCTTTGCCATGACAGCTGTGGTTTTAAGCACTTGTCATGTTTCAATTAATCTCCATATCTGTATGAGGTCTGTACTATTATCCTCATGTtacagagaagcacagagaagttacaCAGCTAGTCAGTGGAGGAACTGAATACCTAAACCCAGGTATTCAGGCCCCAAGCCTAAGGTCTTAATGCTATTTGATGTTTCCCTTTGTGTAACAATTACCTTAAAATCATTAAAGTGGGAGTGTTCTGGTACTTTGGGGAAGGCAGTGTTAACTTCCAGATGGGATGACTTAGCACCTTTGCTTTGTGGAGATGGAACTTGAGTGGAGCTTTGAAGGAATAGGTTCCCCTAGGTGGAGAAACGGCAGGGTGTTGTGGGTAGAGGTCATGACAGGAATGAGAGATTCAAACAGTGCAAGATCGATGTTGATGTGTAAATGTGCCACACACATAGAAATGTCTGGAGTCCAGTGATGGACTCCATGCGTGTTGCTCCCATGTCTAACTACAGCCAAGTTTCAGCTACAGTGTAAGTAATCCGGTAGGGAATTGTCTGGTTTTAAGAGAGTAACTGCGGTGGCAGACAAACAGGAagtcatttatctttatttaaaaaatttttttaacatttacttatgagagagagagacagagcggaaGCAGGGTAGGGGGGagggcgagggagacacagaatcccgaagcaggctgcaggctccaggctctgagctggcagcacagggccccacgatgcggggttcgaacccacaaaccgcgagatcatgaccttaaccgactgagccacccaggtgcttttaaaaagcagctgGGAATTATGttctcttgttcatttgtttccagcTTTTACTCTGTAGCCTTTAAGTTGCGAAGCATTCGCTTCAcagttttgaatttgtgtttgaTCTTGATTCTTACTCCTCGTTGTGGCAATAGAGCCCTTcgattttaaaggtttattcgAGATCACTCATGGAAGAGTTTTGTCACTCTCTAAAATTCAGCCAGGACTCTCAGTTAGAGTTGGCATCAGGAGAACAGATCCGTATTAAGTTTGTGAAAAGTCTGTGAAGTAACTTTGTTATGTGTTGCTTTTCAGGAGTAGGTGGTTTGCCAGACTCAGGTGACCAGGCAGTTTCACACATAAACCCTCCAGCAAATTTAGAAATAACTAGGCCCAACGCAGAGGAAGTGGAGTGCTGCTGTTGCACAAAAAAGATGTCGAGCGGCTCCAGTGAAGTGGATGTGGTTTGTATTTCAAATTGAAGAtctgtctttgttcttttcattctgcTCTATTTCTTCACTAAATTGAATTGAAGTTCATTCAGTGAAATGGCAGTAATCACAAGTTCATGAGTTTTGACAGTGATATATAaacctgctataaacattcgtgTGCAAGGCTTTTGTGAACAGATCCTagcatttctcttgggtaaatactcaggAGTTGAATTGCTAGCTCATATGGTTAATGTAACTTCATGAAAATCTGCCCCATAGTCTTTCAAAATGGTTGTGTTATTGTATAATTGTGTCACATTGTGCTATGTTTCTTGATTCCTGACGGtaacaatataaattattaaactaTATGTAATTTGGTTTCCCAGAAAAAGCGTTTCTTTACTTAAATAATGATGTGGGTATTAATGCCACCTTAGTGCTATGggcaatttttttaacttctatcagccccaatattttttcataataatgGTAGATAAAGTTAACTGCCTATCCAGAATGTTTCTCTGgcataaatatgtgaaataaaaccACTTTGAAAAGCATAAGGTACCATACAaggtatatttttataagaactCTTCTGTAGCCCGTTCCATATTATTTTGGTTAtgttttttgaaacagagacataCATAGCTTctacatatctttattttaacattattcttATAGTTTAATTCATTCTTAGAGTACAGTTATTAAATGAAGTGTAATTGTTATGTATCGTATATTCACTTATATCGTGTCCtgttcccccccaaaaaatgttttaaggtgaTTAGAGATTAATTTCTCAAGAAAAATAGGTGCTTAAGTGTTTCCTATTTTGTCCACAGAGTGGCACTGTTAGATTGCTTAAAAATCAAAAGCCATGTAACCTGGTTCTTTGTTCCTGGTTAGAAATACTTGGCTTTTACAGCAGTTCCGGTGCCAGGTAACTAGACTAGTCTTTCTACCTTGAGTTACACAAGAGGTTAAGCTGGAAGGAAAATGACGTCTTAAGTGTAGCTGCGATAATGAGAAAACAGTTTTGCAAGTCCATCTTTTCATGTAGTCCTAGGATTTACAATGGACAAGGGTCCTTGGATATCACCAATAGGCTTTTGGAGCTTCTTAGAAGTGAAATTGAAGTCCTcgatttttctttcagttctatctTTCACCTTTCCTCTTAATTTGTTAATAAATCTTCCTTAGAAAAGAACACGAATACCTGCTTATGATGATGATAACACTGTTCTTTATGCATATGAACCACATACTGCATATGTCCATAATGTAAGTAATGTTAATCGCCATTTGCCAAATATATTAACATgcaaccattttatttatttatttattttgaagtatagttatttattttgagagagacagagacagtgtgagcagtggaggggcagagggcaagagagagagagagagaatcccaagcaggctttgcactgttagcacagagtccgatgcggggcttgaactcaggaaaccctgagatcatgacctgagctgaaacggagagtcagatgcttaactaactgagtcacccaggcaccccaacacatgaccattttaaaggaaaacgtttaaatttttcatatactGTAGAGTTCCTCTAAACTCACACTCAAAAAATATTGGTCTCTCCTGAATTTGCTTCCTTAGCTAGTGAGGACTTAACCATTtaacttccctttccttatgGTAGGACGTTCAGGGCAGTTTGTACTCATTATCAGTATAAAACCCTAAACCTAGGTCCTTATGATATAATAAATTCTTTCCTTACTTCCTGTCTTACTTAGTTATATTTCCACTCgcatattaatgtttttattttattttgtctctgcTTTAGATTAAGACTTCTGAAACCTTTTGAAaagttagtgaaaataaaaacaatttaaataaatgtaaagtgtttttttttttcctagtattcaGTTTGACTCTTATAAAAGTAAAGCATTAACTACttaacttttcaaatattagCAGGAAGCTGTTCTATCTGACACATCCTACAACGAAGAGCAACAAAAAACAGTTCAGGACGTCCTTACTCATTGTCAGGTACAAaacttctgtctctcaaatgtttttttctgaaatactaAGTTGaaattctctttatctcttttctgAAATACTAAGTTGAAATTCTCTTTATCTCATGTAAAGTATACAATTAATTGTAATTTTGCTTTATCAGATTATTTATGATTATCACTCCATTGTGATGATTTTTAACAACTTCTAGTTAGAAGAGCGTCTCCAggtgaaaattttgaaataccaGTATGTACATTTTATAGCTTTGCTTTTAAAGCCCATCACTCCATTGTGATGATTTTTAACAATTTCTAGTTAGAAGAGCGTCTCCAggtgaaaattttgaaataccaGTATGTACATTTTATAGCTTTGCTTTTAAAGCCCTTAAACTGGAGAAATCGATGTTATGTTACTCAATACTGAATTAATTTCCCCTacaaaatcttgaaaagaaattgtCTGCTATGGATAAAATTTAGTGTGTGCCTAAAGGCATTGTTGAGATATCTCAATTGAGAAAGTGTCAGCTcaccattgttttttaaaaagtgtatcttACATAGTTTTGAGGGGATGTTGTAAAAGTGAGCCTGTTGGTAGAGATTGATAGAAGTATGTAAATCAAGGATTTTGTGAGCTGCATCCTCTAGAGGTAAtgaaaggttattttttaaaaagtagttcttGACAAACCAAGTGTCTTGGATTAAAACCAGGTAGGGTGCCGAAGAGAGTTTATTACGTGAGTCTTTATCACTGTCGCTGAGAGCAGAAGCTGACTGCCTGCAGGGGGACTGCCTGGAGGGGACGCGGCAGGGCTCCGGGGAAGGACGCGCAGGGGGCGGGGTACGGGGGGTGGGATGCGGCGGGTGGGAAGGAGGCTCCGCCCCGGAGCGGGGGCAGGGCTGTCCCCCCACTTCCGGAAGCATCCCCGTTCTCCCcgttcccgcccccccccctNNNNNNNNNNNNNNNNNNNNNNNNNNNNNNNNNNNNNNNNNNNNNNNNNNNNNNNNNNNNNNNNNNNNNNNNNNNNNNNNNNNNNNNNNNNNNNNNNNNNGCCCGCTGCGCCCTGGCCCTTCCGCAGCTCTCTGGCCAGCTCCCTGCCGGTCCCCACGAACTCCCAACAGCCCAGCCCCCcgcttcttcctcttccttcacgGAGGCGAGGCAGGGTGTGAGGCAGAAATCCCTCCCGGTCCCAACTGCTCTCCCCAGGGCCCACCGAGTAGCCTGGCATGTGTCCTCGGGGCGGCGTCTCCCCTGTAGAGCGAAGAGCTGCACCTGCACGGGGCTCTGCCCCCAGGCCTCTTTCCCTGTGCCGGGACCCCTCCCTTCGTCGGTCACCACCTCCTGGCCCTTCAGCCTCGGTCTGCGTCACTCTGCGCACGTCCTCCCGCAGCTCACCAAAACCTCCTCTTTGGGCCCCCCATCCGTctttctgtccccctgtctctctccttccctcgaAACGCTGCTCTTTGCGCGTCGTTTACGCTCACTGTCTAACATGTGCCTTCCCGTGTTCTGTTTGGGTAGTTTTGAATCtgcccttccttctgccctctaTGCCCTGCCATGCATCTTGAGCTAGCGAACACCGGCTCGTCTTGTAATTCTCGGCGTAGACCTCTCTGGAAGGCCTGCCACGACTGCCGGCCTGGGTTCGGGCTTGCTCTTGTGTGCGCTTAGCCTCCCGTTCTTACCTGTGCCGTAGCCATCCGagtgtaataataaataatacgaATATCAGCGGGTGATTGGGCGCTAGCGGAGCGGTCGGCAGGTAGTATCGTGGTTACGTTCGTAGTAACCTCATACTCCAGCGCCTCACTTTGTCCTCAGGGGAACTCTGAGAGATGCGCTCATCTCGATTctgtaggtgaggaaactgaagcacagagaagttaagcaacttgcccaaggtcacacagctgataagcaTCAGAACCCAAGCATGTCCCCCTAGCGCCTGCGCCATTTACCTCAGCGTTATAGACCGGTGGGTCTCGCTGGATCACGCAGCAGAACCACCTGGATGGAGGGCTTGTGGAAACAGATCGCCGCCCCCACCCTCAGGGTTCCCCGCTCAGTAGTCTGGGGTGGGAGACGGTGCCTTTCCAACAAGCCAGTAGGCGATGTGGATGCTACTGGCCCCAGACCgcacttggagaaccactgctgCGGCTGCCGGTCACTTGATTGAAATCATCCCTCTCCAGCTACAATGGCAGTTTCTTCGGGCAGGATCCAGTGATCTTGTTGTGTTGTGTCGTGTTGTGTTTTCTGTCCATATTGCCGGCACCTAGCAAAGCAGTTCTGACAGGTAGTAGGCCCCCAAGAACTGTTTATTTGAATGAATGGAGGAATGAAGGGAAATGGTTCCAGCCTCCGGCTGAAGTGTATTGTTTCCCTGAATGAAGTTTCTGTGTATTTGAAGAATTCTCAGGTTTTATTAGTCCCGAACCTGGTTGGCCTGTACGGGACATGCACTCAAAGGTTTTGTAAGGGTAACTGTCCATGGCCTGAGTGAAAAATACTTTGAAGCCAGAAGTCACATGTGTTATATCTGGCTCACTGTTCTTTCCAGAGTGGAATGCTCACTGCCTAGGAGTTCGCACCGTCATTCTATGCAGAGAGGCTCTTTGGCCTTTTAGCAGATTTGAAACTTTCTTTCCTAAAATAGCATTCTCCTTGACGTAAACCGACTCCGTCCTAAATGTGGTGGCTTATAAGAATGGTAGTACATTTACTTGCGGGTAGTAAAGCTTCTGAAAACGCCTGTATGGCATGAGTAGTTGAGTAGGAGGCTGGGGCTCCTTATCTCAGCCAGCTCTGCTCTGTGTCACCAAAACCGGGCGTCAAGTGGGAAACGATCTTTCTGATGGCTTCGGAGCTTTCCTTGTTTCTAGTAGTCAAAATTTGGCTTCTTGGTGCTTTTatgttacttttcttttgaaatagaaaCTATTAATAgcttgtattatatataataggtCATCTATGATGCCATTCAAAACCTGGATAAGAAATTTGATGTCATTGATGGAAAAGTTTCAAAAATCCACCGTTTACGTGTGAAATCAATATGGCAAAATCGCGTGAGTGttataaaaatactttctcaGGTGTAATCGACCTCTGGTTTATCATGATGCCAGTCAGTTAGAAATCAGAGAGAACTATTAACTATGAGATTAGCAAGGCTGACTGATATTTGCTGTTGCAGCAGATGGGAGActaaaacttttggaaaaatgCTAAGGTTTAGGTTTGAGGAAATGTGTGACAATGAATATGTTTATAAGTATAATGtataaaattcagttaaaatgtAAAGTtgtgaaacaaaaatcatataatcaaCATGGAGCATTCATCTTTAGTAATAATAAAGCTGTGTtacataaaaaatacagtaaaaccttggattgcgagtaacttgttctgcgagtgttctgcaagacaagcagacatttctgataaattttaacttgataaacgagcgatgtcttgtaATACGAGTAGTGTGTGATGCCGAATGTCCCAcggtcacaactgagccaatggttcttgaaattcgctttgctaaacaagtgctttggattgcaagcatgcttccagaacgaattatgcttgcaaaccaaggttttactatatatttactacTTATGTTGTTTCCCTTTTACTCACTGACAGTTGGTTTATGCTGGGTTTGTGTCATTTCAGAAGCCATTTCGATATGCATACAAAAATTACAATTACCTGCTTTCCAGAAAGATCAGGTTTcagaaaatgaggagaaaggagacTCCTTCCTTATCTGAACCTAAAAGCTATAGCCCAACTATTCCAGTAGAAAGGCCCAACTATGATTTCCAGAGCAGCTCTCTAGAAACATCTTACCATGCAGAGCCAGAGTCCCCAGAACGGGATCCAGAGTCACTCTACCAGCGGCGGGAATCGCGCATGAGCCGGAGTCCGTCGCTTCTCTCCATCTTCACTACACAGTCATACCGGCCATATTTCACACCCGATCCAGTACAGGAGGGCTCCTCTTGCATACCTTGCTATGATAGCCCAGAGGCCCACAGCACCACCAGTCTCTTCTCACCTCTCCGAGCATCCACGGCGATACCTGAAGGCTCGTTGACACAAGCTGATCCCAGTTCACCAGAGAACCGTGACATGATGGCTTTTCCAAGTTCACCGGAAAATGAGAGCCTCGGCCATACTGCCTCATCCCTTTACATCCCAGGCAACTTTGGTGAGTGTGAAAGGACGCATATTACGAGTAGCACGATTTAACCTATATTCCTCAACATGCTTGATGCAAGACCATTTCTCCCGACCTAACATCTCTTTCAGGATAATGACCAGGTCAgatttgatttgtctttttctctcccactgaAGCTACAGGTTCACCTGTTGGAAATAATCCAGGTGTCCTGAGAGACTTCCCTGCGGACCCTTCAACCTGGTCTGTGGATGAAGTGATCCTGTTTCTGAAACAAGCAGACCCTCAGACACTCACCCCTATCGCTGACCTCTTCAGGCAACATGTAATGTATATTTTGATCTGGTTTTCCTGTCATgatgctttgctttgctttgctttgctttttaaagtaagctctaacccaacatggagcttgaactcacgaccccaagatcgagggtcgcatgctctacagactgaggcagccaggtgcccctgccgtAACTCTTTTGAATGACCTCTGTGCAGGCCATTCTGTTGGATACCAATTAGGACAGATGGTGGGAGAACTCTACCAACCAATTTTCCATGTGTGAGAAAGTTGACTTTGCCCAAAGTTAGATCCTTAAAGGCTGGATTTAAATAGGAAGAATGTGACAGGCTGTCCTCCTTGTTGTGATGCCCAGTGAATCCAGCAGCTGATTCCATTTGGCTCAATTCTGTTAACCTTACACGCTTATTGACAATTTGGGATGCTGATACTTTCATGCCATTTACAAAGCCGCATCCCGGGCTAAATTTTTGGAAGTTCTAACTTCTAGTTGTACTTAGTAGAAAAAGTACAGAAGCTGCCTGACAAAGATAGTCTATTAGGGGTTTCAGGTCTTTCCAGAcagtacagttttatttttaaaccagaacTTGTAAAAACCAAATAATATTCTTCAGCAGCATCAGTTGGTCAACTAGTAAAGAATTTGAGGAGGATGCCTTGTGACCCTCAAGTCGTATTTTTATAGTGTTTCCTAAAGAGTGAAATTAGTGGCCACATATTTGATGTAATGTGTTCAGTATGGCAAGGAAATCATTAGTTTTTAGCATCTAATTAGCTTTAGACAACTAACTGATTAGCTTTCAACATCAAAACACCGTATAGCACATTTACAGTTTGTATTGATGCTGACATATTCCAGGCTGTTCTAAGAAAGTGAATGGCCATCTGAAATTCATTTCTACCATTTATAGTGTTTTACTCTTTGTCACAGATATGCAatattttattcaacacagtatttaAAGTTAGGTCGTagtttgcggggcacctgggtggctcagttgtttaagtgtctgactcttggtttcatgagatcacggtttcgtgagttcgagccctgtgtcagcggtgctgacagcatggaacctgcttgggattctctctctcattctctttctgcccctcccctactcacgtggTCTCTATCAAAACTTTCATTAattaagcaaataagtaaataaagcatATTTGTACATGCTTCACTGTACAAATTATATTTGCAATAGTTTTCGTCAGGCCGATGCATACTTTCATAGAGAATACACATCTGGAATGAGCTGCTCTGTAGTTGGTATTGCATGTtcttatatataaagaaatcgcCATTCCGTTAAAAGATGAACAGATGACTAATTATTGTCATTTCCTTCTGTCTCAGGACATTGATGGGAAGGCTCTGCTACTCCTCAAGAGTGACATGATGCTGAAGTACATGGGGCTGAAGCTGGGGACCGCCGTGAAGTTGTGTCACTACATTGATGGGCTTAGAGGAGAAAAACACATTGACAATTGAAAAAATGTTTCTGTACACTTAGCTTGGCCTTCATTTAGGGAGACCAGTGCCATCTTGGGGTAAAACCATTTCCCTGCCCTTTAGAAGTTGTTGTTGTATAGAAGGTTCTTCTACAAACATGTCATATCCAGACTTGCAGGGCTCCGTTACAGTCTAGTCTACTATTTTAGAAGCCATTTAACATGTTAGTATTGGCATATTCAAATTGGTTGTtggttctttacatatttttattattttcattatatagttTACAAATGTACTTCATGCAGGAAACAGAAACACCTCTAAtttctgttcatctttttctGTAGAACCAAAATAGCTGGATCCCAAAGAGAAAATATCAGGGACTGGCAAATTCTGTAATAAAACCCATGAGCCTTCCTTACAAGAAAACTTAAAAGACGCAAATATAGATATCACCTTTCtacaatattttatgtttgtactGCAAGGTTCTGTTCATATTCTGTCAGCTTCCCAAAAGGGAAAgccatataaattattttcctttctattattatttctacatatgttatatttgttcctatttttaaaaaaaggcaacctTATAAGCTTTCTTGAAATATTCTTAGCAGTTTTTGGGTAAATTATAGAGTAGTCATTTTATACAAGagatacttattttaaaacttccataTTTTGCATAAATTTGGACATTGCACCAGGCATTCAATGCTCACATATCTATAAAGGTGTCTATgtccagatttttaaaagatgtatatttTAGTCTGTGTTTATTCCTCATAAGGATActgtttcatatttatattttattctatatatgaAGTATACGCACAAgtacatcttttctttttgaatttaaaatagcACTTTGTACCTCCACATAGGTAAATATTAACTATTTAGTGAGatgtttttattctgttaaaaATACTCACATTATTTGCCATCACTACTGATACCTCTGACCTTACTCTTCAGGGTTTCCTTCCAGGGAAGTTCTCTGTCTTATGCAATGTTTCTAGTTAATTTGCTTCCTGAGCCAATTATCCTACTAAATTTGGGAAGATATGTTACTTCTGATTGGtcattttgaactttattttaaaaattagaactttCAAGTGaaacatgttcatttttattgttttgttatttattaccTTGTATAACATTTGATGTAATATTTATAAGCTGTGAGAATTGGTGCTAAGTGTATTAGCCATTTGTTATTAAATGCCAATAAAATGTTCACCGGGGGCAAAAATGtacattttccttttagaaaaccaAGTGTGCTTTATAAACACATGCAATTATTTACTGGGCATCTGTGATTTAAAAGgtgcttttatttatgtttttcatttcttttatttcgtATAAGACCAGATTCTATTTTAAACTTGATTTTCTCTCAAATTGTTTGTGTGAAGATGCCGGTGCCCGGTTGAACAGTCCTCAGGTGTTTGTATGAATACTATGTTTTACAATTTTcggatttaaaaatttaataaagtttaaaaaacacaataattaaTGTCAGAGCCTCAGACTCGAGTTTATTCGCTTTCACCGCGTGACATTAATGCACACACTTATTAGAGTTGATGAAGAGGCACTCTAGTAAGTTCGTGGGTTTCTGTGTCCAAATACTTGAGTTTTAACACTTGCCCTCGTTCTACATTTAAGCGGATCCCTCGCAGGGGGGCCTGATCTCTCGTAGGGCCTTAAACCGGACCCCGGGGGAGCAGTGCGACGTGACCTCGGGGAGCTTCAGTCATCTGTCCTCAAAACCTGTTGCTCACCGTGGTATTGATGATGGGAACGAACGTGCCAGAAAACGCCAGTGCCCCCGCGCATCTCGTCTGCCCTGAGTTCCCACGTCTGCCTGGCAATTCTGGCTGCTCCTGTGCCACCGGGAGCCCGAAGCCGTTCTGCCTTTGTGcgtccagttctcccagcttACGGGTGGCCAAGCCTGagaggctggggcctgggctcGAGTCGCCTTCGGCGTCTGACcccttgtccccctcccctgtACTGCTCCATGCCTTTGAACCCAGAAGCTCCTACCGCTGCAACAGCGGGTCTTGTAGTTCACTGGGGACGACGGGGCCCTCCCTGGCGGAAGCTCCAGGGCTGAGGCGCGAGTGCCCGGaagcgggggggcgggggtacCCCTTCGCTGAGAACCGCTGGTTCTGCACTGTGTGCTTTGTAACCTCTTAGTCCAGAGAATATCACGCCACATGAGGCTCTTGTGAAGCGTCGGGGCTTTCAAAACCGGTCTTTCCCCCGGTTTTGCCTCTCGGCGCATCCTTCCGGCAAATTCCGCAAGCTGAGCTCGGCGGCCCTCTGGGCGCGTGGAGCATTTGCTTTCGTCTTTGCACGATTGCTAATCGTTGCAACGTCTTAAGATGTGCATTCCAGAGGAGGACTTGCCACCCTTAAACCCAGGCCCCCTCTGTAGGCATGAAAAAGCCACGCCCTTCTGTAATGTTAGAGATTGGGAACTCAACATCATAACTAGCTAGGCACGATGTAGTCGGGAGGCAAGATACCGCGTTTTCAAGCTACGTCCGGGATCGTATTCCCAGTTGGCCGAGTAACTGAAATAGGTGTGAAATTCTGGGGCTGTCCGCACAGTGAGGTGCTGGGACTGGCTTCTATTTAGAAGTCCTCTGAGGCagacccagggagggagggagggcgggctCCAGGGTATGGAGGACGTGCCGCCCGGGGCTCACGTTCAGAACGCGCGGCAGACGGTGTTCCTCCCTTGACCTCCCGACACGTCTCCTCTTTTGTCCTGAAGGTTGTTGAAGTTGAACCTGGAAAGCAACTCTCCACGGTGAGCACGCACTTCGAGCATGCGCTCTGATCGAGCTCGCCCGCTGTCCTTGCTATACTAGAGGCACCTGGAGAGACGGGACTATCTTCTCTGGCTTTGGCGGCGCTAGCAGCCCAAGGGGCCACGCTTGAGGACCAAGCgacctgcctcctcccctcaAGCTGCCTAGAACATAATCGAGGTGACCGAGCGTTCATGGAAACGAGAGCCTCAGGATGCGTGTGATACAGCACGTGAGCCGGTTCCTAGCGTCCACGAGTGATAAGCGTCCTAATACTCCAGTAATTCTGTGTCCTGCTCTTCAGCTGAAGAGCCAAAGCACTGAATCAAGCTCCTTCGTTTGGGGAAATAATCCCTCAGGGGCAAGGGGACGGGCAGGGCAGCCTATGGCCTCAGGAAGCCCCCCTCTGCCTTTGGCGTCACTGTTGCACCTGCCTTTGGCCGGCCCTCGCCGTTCAAGTGCATTGACGTCAGGTGGGGTATACATACTCCGCGAGGCACAGAAGCCAATCCATTGGGAGGGGGACAAATGTATTACATgttcctttcattatttttttatttatatttttta includes:
- the SCML1 gene encoding sex comb on midleg-like protein 1 isoform X1, coding for MCCFSGVGGLPDSGDQAVSHINPPANLEITRPNAEEVECCCCTKKMSSGSSEVDVKRTRIPAYDDDNTVLYAYEPHTAYVHNQEAVLSDTSYNEEQQKTVQDVLTHCQVIYDAIQNLDKKFDVIDGKVSKIHRLRVKSIWQNRKPFRYAYKNYNYLLSRKIRFQKMRRKETPSLSEPKSYSPTIPVERPNYDFQSSSLETSYHAEPESPERDPESLYQRRESRMSRSPSLLSIFTTQSYRPYFTPDPVQEGSSCIPCYDSPEAHSTTSLFSPLRASTAIPEGSLTQADPSSPENRDMMAFPSSPENESLGHTASSLYIPGNFATGSPVGNNPGVLRDFPADPSTWSVDEVILFLKQADPQTLTPIADLFRQHDIDGKALLLLKSDMMLKYMGLKLGTAVKLCHYIDGLRGEKHIDN
- the SCML1 gene encoding sex comb on midleg-like protein 1 isoform X4 yields the protein MSSGSSEVDVKRTRIPAYDDDNTVLYAYEPHTAYVHNQEAVLSDTSYNEEQQKTVQDVLTHCQVIYDAIQNLDKKFDVIDGKVSKIHRLRVKSIWQNRKPFRYAYKNYNYLLSRKIRFQKMRRKETPSLSEPKSYSPTIPVERPNYDFQSSSLETSYHAEPESPERDPESLYQRRESRMSRSPSLLSIFTTQSYRPYFTPDPVQEGSSCIPCYDSPEAHSTTSLFSPLRASTAIPEGSLTQADPSSPENRDMMAFPSSPENESLGHTASSLYIPGNFATGSPVGNNPGVLRDFPADPSTWSVDEVILFLKQADPQTLTPIADLFRQHDIDGKALLLLKSDMMLKYMGLKLGTAVKLCHYIDGLRGEKHIDN
- the SCML1 gene encoding sex comb on midleg-like protein 1 isoform X2; protein product: MCCFSGVGGLPDSGDQAVSHINPPANLEITRPNAEEVECCCCTKKMSSGSSEVDVKRTRIPAYDDDNTVLYAYEPHTAYVHNEAVLSDTSYNEEQQKTVQDVLTHCQVIYDAIQNLDKKFDVIDGKVSKIHRLRVKSIWQNRKPFRYAYKNYNYLLSRKIRFQKMRRKETPSLSEPKSYSPTIPVERPNYDFQSSSLETSYHAEPESPERDPESLYQRRESRMSRSPSLLSIFTTQSYRPYFTPDPVQEGSSCIPCYDSPEAHSTTSLFSPLRASTAIPEGSLTQADPSSPENRDMMAFPSSPENESLGHTASSLYIPGNFATGSPVGNNPGVLRDFPADPSTWSVDEVILFLKQADPQTLTPIADLFRQHDIDGKALLLLKSDMMLKYMGLKLGTAVKLCHYIDGLRGEKHIDN
- the SCML1 gene encoding sex comb on midleg-like protein 1 isoform X3 — translated: MCCFSGVGGLPDSGDQAVSHINPPANLEITRPNAEEVECCCCTKKMSSGSSEVDVQEAVLSDTSYNEEQQKTVQDVLTHCQVIYDAIQNLDKKFDVIDGKVSKIHRLRVKSIWQNRKPFRYAYKNYNYLLSRKIRFQKMRRKETPSLSEPKSYSPTIPVERPNYDFQSSSLETSYHAEPESPERDPESLYQRRESRMSRSPSLLSIFTTQSYRPYFTPDPVQEGSSCIPCYDSPEAHSTTSLFSPLRASTAIPEGSLTQADPSSPENRDMMAFPSSPENESLGHTASSLYIPGNFATGSPVGNNPGVLRDFPADPSTWSVDEVILFLKQADPQTLTPIADLFRQHDIDGKALLLLKSDMMLKYMGLKLGTAVKLCHYIDGLRGEKHIDN